The Chrysiogenia bacterium genome includes a window with the following:
- a CDS encoding response regulator — MAIRVLIADDAVFMRNMIRDIFADPEFDVVGEATNGQEAVEKYGELKPDVVTMDIVMPMKSGIEAVKEICATDSDARIIMCSALGQESLVMEAIEAGASDFIVKPFTPEKVLEVVKKVASL, encoded by the coding sequence ATGGCCATCCGGGTATTGATCGCTGACGACGCGGTCTTCATGAGAAACATGATCCGGGACATCTTCGCCGATCCGGAATTCGACGTGGTGGGCGAGGCGACCAACGGTCAGGAAGCCGTCGAGAAATACGGCGAGCTCAAGCCCGACGTGGTGACGATGGATATCGTGATGCCGATGAAGAGCGGCATCGAAGCGGTCAAGGAAATCTGTGCGACCGACTCCGACGCGCGCATCATCATGTGCAGCGCGCTGGGGCAGGAATCGCTGGTGATGGAGGCCATCGAGGCCGGGGCCAGCGACTTCATCGTCAAGCCCTTTACGCCCGAGAAAGTCCTCGAAGTCGTCAAGAAGGTGGCCTCGCTCTAG
- a CDS encoding chemotaxis protein CheA encodes MDMSKYKTMFVNEAQESLGQMDVAAAQLQRSPGNKELVDQLFRQAHSVKGMAASMGYDEIAELSHSVEDLMSSFRDGDREPDKTVIDLLVEGIDILSMQVDARASDAEPRNADEVAGRIRSLLGGEAPKKAAPAPENAAEPEAAAAETAPAEPAGGQDYEVHYRLSVDGAMGGLKAFLAYKRLETVGKVVSSKPSLADIKKGNFEDGVRVHLSGVTSREEIAKVLEAISEVSDWEAAQSVPAPVAEESEPKEKPTTSPKAVESTVRVRTSFLDYFINAVGELTSLRARLSGYAQERDEPELTEISDRLDAHVREIYAQVMNIRLMPLESVTSILPRTVRELGRKNGKEVHFEMRGQDLEVDRSILEVVLDPLIHLLRNAVDHGIETPGQREAAGKPREGSIRLLAFREREKTIIQITDDGRGIDAGKLRAKALGKGLITSDEAQKMSDLDAYQLICLPGLSTAEQVTETSGRGVGMDAVKALMERIGGSLQITSVFGQGTTFELVLPRSVAIVPVLMAGVGEQTFAFPLGRIVNTVIVENKHLQHSRGVRYYVQGGTSVPVVNLGAALGVPGAGVAEQCHLVLVERGDQMMAIEVDHFIGHQEAFIKPLGRPLDHIECLGGATVTGSGRPVFVIEVTALTPQGESEFAESVPA; translated from the coding sequence ATGGACATGTCCAAATACAAGACCATGTTCGTCAACGAGGCGCAGGAAAGCCTCGGGCAGATGGACGTGGCCGCAGCGCAGCTCCAGCGCAGCCCGGGTAACAAGGAACTCGTCGACCAGCTCTTCCGCCAGGCCCACTCGGTAAAAGGCATGGCCGCGTCCATGGGCTACGACGAGATCGCCGAACTCTCCCATTCCGTAGAAGATCTGATGTCGAGTTTCCGCGATGGTGATCGCGAGCCCGACAAGACGGTGATCGACCTGCTTGTCGAGGGAATCGATATCCTCTCCATGCAGGTGGATGCCCGTGCGAGCGATGCCGAGCCCCGCAACGCCGACGAGGTAGCTGGCCGCATCCGCTCCCTGCTGGGCGGTGAGGCTCCGAAGAAGGCGGCGCCGGCCCCGGAGAACGCCGCCGAGCCCGAGGCCGCCGCAGCGGAGACTGCTCCTGCCGAACCCGCCGGCGGGCAGGACTACGAAGTGCACTACCGCCTTTCCGTCGACGGCGCCATGGGCGGGCTCAAGGCCTTTCTCGCCTACAAGCGCCTGGAGACCGTCGGCAAGGTGGTTTCGAGCAAGCCTTCGCTGGCCGACATCAAGAAGGGCAACTTCGAAGACGGCGTGCGCGTTCACCTCTCGGGGGTTACTTCGCGCGAGGAAATCGCAAAGGTTCTCGAAGCCATCAGCGAAGTGAGCGACTGGGAAGCGGCCCAGTCCGTGCCTGCACCTGTTGCCGAAGAAAGCGAGCCCAAAGAGAAGCCCACGACGTCCCCGAAGGCGGTGGAGTCCACGGTTCGTGTTCGCACCTCCTTCCTCGACTATTTCATCAACGCAGTGGGCGAGCTGACCTCCCTGCGCGCCCGTCTCTCGGGTTACGCGCAGGAACGCGACGAACCCGAACTCACCGAGATCAGCGACCGCCTCGATGCCCATGTCCGCGAAATCTATGCGCAGGTGATGAACATCCGGCTGATGCCGCTGGAGTCGGTAACCTCCATTCTGCCGCGCACAGTGCGCGAGCTTGGGCGCAAGAACGGCAAGGAAGTCCACTTCGAGATGCGGGGGCAGGACCTGGAAGTGGACCGCTCGATTCTCGAAGTGGTGCTCGATCCGCTCATTCACCTGCTGCGTAACGCCGTCGATCACGGCATCGAAACGCCGGGTCAGCGCGAAGCCGCCGGCAAGCCGCGCGAGGGCTCCATCCGCCTGCTGGCTTTTCGCGAGCGCGAAAAAACCATCATCCAGATCACCGACGATGGCCGCGGCATCGATGCTGGGAAGCTGCGTGCGAAAGCGCTGGGCAAGGGGCTGATTACAAGCGACGAAGCCCAGAAGATGAGCGACCTCGACGCCTATCAGCTCATTTGCCTGCCGGGCCTGTCGACGGCCGAGCAGGTGACGGAAACCTCGGGCCGCGGTGTGGGCATGGACGCAGTCAAGGCGCTGATGGAGCGCATCGGCGGCAGCCTGCAGATCACCTCGGTGTTCGGGCAGGGGACGACCTTTGAGCTGGTCCTGCCCCGTTCGGTCGCCATCGTCCCGGTGCTCATGGCCGGCGTGGGTGAGCAGACCTTCGCCTTCCCGCTCGGGCGCATCGTCAACACGGTCATTGTTGAGAACAAACACCTCCAGCACAGCCGCGGCGTGCGCTACTACGTGCAGGGCGGCACATCCGTTCCGGTGGTGAACCTGGGCGCGGCACTCGGGGTGCCCGGCGCGGGCGTGGCCGAACAGTGCCACCTGGTGCTGGTCGAGCGCGGAGACCAGATGATGGCCATTGAGGTCGACCACTTCATCGGCCACCAGGAAGCCTTCATCAAGCCACTGGGACGCCCGCTCGATCACATCGAGTGCCTGGGCGGCGCGACGGTCACGGGCTCGGGCCGGCCCGTTTTCGTCATCGAGGTCACGGCGCTCACCCCCCAGGGGGAGAGCGAATTTGCCGAGTCCGTTCCTGCCTGA